The following nucleotide sequence is from Penaeus monodon isolate SGIC_2016 chromosome 29, NSTDA_Pmon_1, whole genome shotgun sequence.
GAATCTCACTCCCTTGAGGTTGGGCCAGTGGTGTTGCTGGGGAGTGCACAGACCTCCCAGAAACACCTGAAGAGTCACCCGAGAGGAGCTCTGCTGACATCATTCCTTCCTGACTAAAGTCCCCACTCTGGGACCCCGAAAAGAGGGATCTGGTGTGCAGAGACTCTCTAGAGAAGCTCTCCTCCTGCCCTAGCATCACAGTCTCCTTTTGGTCATCTGGCGTCATACGCAAGAGGGCTGACTCCAGTAAGCTTCGTTGGGACTCTACTTCAGCACGCTGAGCTGCTGCCGGCTCCAACAAGGATGTTCCTGACAAGTTGATAGATCCTGATGGGAAATACATCCCCAGCATCTTGCTGAGGTCATCTCCCCCTGGGCCGATCTCTTCCACGCTGGGTTGCAGCTCGGGCTCCTCCTTGATACTCTCTTCAAACAATCGGAAATCTTGTTGGAAGTGGGGGGTGATGAACTCTGGCTCACTCCCTGCTCCGATAAGGCCTGTAGCACCTGTCATACTTGCTGAGCCAGAAAGGCCTGAGGGACCTGCTACTGGTTCAGGTAAAAGTACCATAGGCAACTGCTGGTGTTCAGAGGTAGGGGGGGATGAGGCAATGCTTGCACTAGGAGACGGTGCTTGAGGAGCAGAGGATGACCCGGGAGTAGCACTCAATTCCAAACCTTCCATACGACTTATGTCCGAAATTCCATGACTTTTCTTTATGTGTCTAACTAGGTGGTCTTTTCTTCCAAACTTCTGTGGGCATAAGGAACAACTAAAGTCTCGTTTTCCAGTGTGAACAACAAGGTGTCTTTTAACATCTTTTCGTGTAAAAAAACGACGTTCACAGTGATCACACTGAAACTTCTTTTCACTTGGACTCTTGACAGACCGAGATCCAACATGAACCTTAAGGTGGTAGATGAGGTCTGCCTTTGTTTCAAACATTTTTTGACAAATTTTACACTGAAGATCTCCTTCTTCTGCAGCATGCACTGCGCAATGTTTTCTATAGGACATATAAGAATTGTACTCCTTGCCACAGTCAGGCCTCTCACATTTGAACTGTTTGTTTGGGTCATGAATCTGTATATGATTCTTTAAGTGGTCCTTGCGGTGAAAACTACGCTCACATGATGGGCACTGGTGCTGGCGCTCAGTTGTGTGAATCAGCTGATGCCGCACTAACTTAAAACGAGATGAAAATGCCTTATGGCAGAGGTCACAAGAAAAAGGTCTTTCCCCCGTATGTGAATAGGAGTGCTGCTTTAGCTTTCCAGGGCTATGAAAAACCTTTTGGCAAACCGTACACGTGTATCCACTTCCACGCCCCCTAGGGCTGGACCGCGGGCTTCTCCGctctggagagagggagaagacctcCGACTCCTCCGATTCTGAGGTGGACGCGGGCGACTTCAGCTCCTCCTTGACACTTGCTTTGGCCTTCTCTGGCTGTGGTGTGGGCGGCTCAACCCTGCTGGCGCTTGACCTCTTACCTGAAGTGGAGGGCGTGGGAGTTCGGCTGGCTGCTTCCTCCTCTCCTGGTGCTTTTCTTCGCCTGCTTGCCCCGAGTAGCTGGGGTCTCACCTTTCTGTGTTATCTGCGCCCGGGAACAGCGGTGATTTGACAAGCTGGCCGCGCTGCTAAACACAACCTCACACCCACGACAACGAAATCTCTGACGAGTACGGAACTGCCAAGAAACACCCTCCTCTGAAACgagtaaatacaaacaaaaaaaatgaggaaagaaagctgaaaatatatataaataaacaaatagcttGTTACATTCACTTAAAAATAAAGGTATTATACATAATTGATCCTCtgcaaaaatgaaaactaatctATGAActacacttacccccccccccctacaaaccAACACATGCAAAATCCCACCCTACCACCCAACAAAAagactaacagaaaaaaatacatcaccAGCAAGTATTCTTGTTCCCATCCTCTCAGCATAGTCCTTTGAAAACCATACTTTGAGTTCACATTGTGCTGGTATTTCCTGCAAAACACACAAATTGGTACATATTATAACTACTGGTATATTGTCAGCATATAATGTATTTCTAATGACATTTCCTTTAAATATAATCTTTAGNNNNNNNNNNNNNNNNNNNNNNNNNNNNNNNNNNNNNNNNNNNNNNNNNNNNNNNNNNNNNNNNNNNNNNNNNNNNNNNNNNaaaaaaaaaaaccattaaaacagTCACCGAGacgaacaaaacacaaataatgcTTAAGACCCCACACCTTAATTGTCGCAAAATAAATATCTCCTTTATACTGGAATGCCACTAAATTCTGCTCTGATTTTCTCTCTGCCGGACGCACAAATCATCATACTGCCTCCTCTACTGTGTGTCAAGAGAggtatccctcttctctctgggAGATCGAACATCCAGTACCACCTCTGCTGGTCAAGAAGGAGTTTTGGTGTTTGCATGCAAATGGCAACGATGTTAAAGGACCAATAAACCTTTTATGAAtggtatatgtatagtacatttGCAGGCAAGGAAGTGAATAGGCGAGAACATATGAAGGTATATGAAAATTACNNNNNNNNNNNNNNNNNNNNNNNNNNNNNNNNCAATGAATGGAATGAACATTGTCAAATGTGATAACTTCAATTACAACTGCCTTGAAATAACAAAGTAACAAgtgaatgtaattttttaaaagaaatgtgatttttaatattttcaagaaaaaaaaaataggtcacggaaaaggggcccgggggttgGGAAAacgggggttaaaaattttggctggggggaaaattttaaaaaaaaaNNNNNNNNNNNNNNNNNNNNNNNNNNNNNNNNNNNNNNNNNNNNNNNNNNNNNNNNNNNNNNNNNNNNNNNNNNNNNNNNNNNNNNNNNNNTTTtttggttaaaaggggggggggccccaaaaaccttccccccccccaaaaaaaaaaacccccaaaaaaaaactttgaaaaaaaagattgCCCCCCGcgctttgaaaaaagggggggcgaaaaccccgggggggaaaaaagggggggggtt
It contains:
- the LOC119591842 gene encoding zinc finger protein PLAG1-like produces the protein MTHDLWLWCEDCQKGHEGDCEEHGPLTKVADTEVSTRARRSIPHILKLKEDIAHTGVYARQLLTKRLQFGPLQAEKIFAGSQQVAVEEEIKERKYQHNVNSKYGFQRTMLRGWEQEYLLVIKVRPQLLGASRRRKAPGEEEAASRTPTPSTSGKRSSASRVEPPTPQPEKAKASVKEELKSPASTSESEESEVFSLSPERRSPRSSPRGRGSGYTCTVCQKVFHSPGKLKQHSYSHTGERPFSCDLCHKAFSSRFKLVRHQLIHTTERQHQCPSCERSFHRKDHLKNHIQIHDPNKQFKCERPDCGKEYNSYMSYRKHCAVHAAEEGDLQCKICQKMFETKADLIYHLKVHVGSRSVKSPSEKKFQCDHCERRFFTRKDVKRHLVVHTGKRDFSCSLCPQKFGRKDHLVRHIKKSHGISDISRMEGLELSATPGSSSAPQAPSPSASIASSPPTSEHQQLPMVLLPEPVAGPSGLSGSASMTGATGLIGAGSEPEFITPHFQQDFRLFEESIKEEPELQPSVEEIGPGGDDLSKMLGMYFPSGSINLSGTSLLEPAAAQRAEVESQRSLLESALLRMTPDDQKETVMLGQEESFSRESLHTRSLFSGSQSGDFSQEGMMSAELLSGDSSGVSGRSVHSPATPLAQPQGSEIPAVTTAATTTSAAVTTTASLLPSLPGFDQVFP